Proteins encoded by one window of Arachis hypogaea cultivar Tifrunner chromosome 1, arahy.Tifrunner.gnm2.J5K5, whole genome shotgun sequence:
- the LOC112700762 gene encoding uncharacterized protein, giving the protein MGNVTGTVAAKFAFFPPEPPTYDVYRDDDGTVVFSGLTADKNVDVHLLDTKAGNKIVATFWKHPFARFTFLYSHGNAADLGQMHDLFIELRAHLRVNIMSYDYSGYGASTGKPSEFNTYYDIEAVYSCLKNEYGIKQEELILYGQSVGSGPTLHLASKLHKLRGVVLHSAILSGIRVLYPVKMTFWFDIFKNIDKIRHVNCPVFVIHGTNDDIVDWSHGKRLWELSKEKYDPLWVKGGGHCNLETFPEYIKYLRKFLNAMEKLSLTKQTNKQLTQNPSITESRHNKCLRFGKK; this is encoded by the exons ATGGGGAATGTGACGGGCACTGTGGCGGCTAAATTTGCCTTCTTCCCGCCAGAGCCCCCCACTTACGACGTCTACAGGGACGACGACGGCACCGTGGTGTTCTCCGGTCTCACCGCTGACAAGAACGTCGACGTCCACTTGCTCGACACCAAGGCCGGCAACAAGATAGTCGCCACCTTCTGGAAACATCCATTCGCCAGGTTCACCTTCCTCTACTCCCATGGCAATGCCGCTGACTTGGGCCAGATGCACGACCTTTTCATTGAGCTCAGAGCTCACCTCCGTGTCAATATCATGAG TTATGACTATTCCGGTTATGGAGCATCTACAGGTAAG CCATCTGAGTTCAACACATATTACGACATAGAAGCTGTATATAGTTGTTTGAAGAACGAGTATGGGATTAAGCAAGAAGAGTTGATTCTGTACGGTCAATCTGTGGGGAGTGGACCCACACTGCACTTGGCTTCAAAGCTACACAAGTTGAGAGGTGTTGTCCTTCACAGTGCCATTCTTTCTGGGATAAGGGTCCTCTACCCTGTCAAGATGACATTTTGGTTTGACATTTTCAAA AATATAGACAAAATACGGCATGTCAATTGTCCAGTGTTTGTTATACAT GGAACGAATGACGACATTGTTGATTGGTCTCATGGAAAAAGGTTGTGGGAACTATCCAAAGAAAAATATGACCCCTTATGGGTTAAGGGTGGAGGCCATTGCAACCTTGAAACATTCCCAGAGTACATAAAGTATTTGCGCAAGTTCCTAAATGCAATGGAGAAACTCTCACTCACAAAGCAGACAAACAAACAACTCACTCAAAATCCTAGTATTACCGAATCCAGACATAACAAATGCTTAAGATTTGGTAAAAAATAG
- the LOC112700788 gene encoding uncharacterized protein isoform X2 — protein sequence MQPLLHHGLIGDFGDENVEVVQSVANLEFPKAVILGNHDSWFTKQFSGSEKDNVQLQLECLGEEHVAYQRLDFPMIKVSVVGGRPFSCGGKALFPKKLLAARYGIKDMDGSARRIHKAAHGTPEDHFLILLAHNGPTGLGSAVNDICGKDWEFKGNGDHGDPDLAQAISMIKENNQVSIPLVVFGHMHKELAYGKGFRKMVVAGTDNTIYLNGAIVPRVKTSLDEVKGNSDDQSSLNSPPEAGGTTRVFTLVVISEGRVVKIIESWVSVVKDRTTLEEEHILFEGS from the exons ATGCAGCCACTACTTCATCATGGACTAATTG GTGATTTTGGTGATGAAAATGTTGAAGTTGTTCAGAGTGTAGCCAATCTTGAATTTCCTAAAGCAGTTATACTGGGAAACCATGATTCCTGGTTTACTAAGCAATTTTCTGGAAG TGAGAAGGATAATGTGCAGCTTCAGCTAGAATG CCTTGGCGAGGAGCATGTGGCCTATCAACGTTTAGACTTTCCCATGATAAAAGTGAGTGTTGTTGGTGGACGGCCATTTTCTTGTGGGGGTAAAGCTTTGTTCCCCAAAAAGCTCCTGGCTGCAAG ATATGGAATTAAAGACATGGATGGAAGTGCTAGGAGAATCCATAAAGCTGCTCATGGCACACCAGAGGATCATTTTCTTATATTACTAGCACATAATGGACCTACAG gcCTTGGTTCTGCTGTGAATGATATATGCGGCAAAGATTGGGAATTTAAGGGTAATGGTGATCATGGTGACCCAG ATCTAGCACAAGCAATATCCATGATAAAGGAGAACAATCAAGTCTCTATTCCATTGGTTGTGTTTGGCCACATGCACAAAGAGCTGGCATATGGCAAAGGCTTTAGGAAAATGGTTGTAGCCGGCACTGACAACACCATATATTTGAATGGGGCCATAGTTCCTAGAGTCAAAACGTCGCTAGACGAAGTCAAGGGGAACTCGGATGATCAAAGTTCCCTTAACTCACCACCAGAGGCTGGTGGTACAACAAGAGTCTTTACTTTGGTTGTGATTTCAGAAGGAAGAGTTGTGAAGATAATAGAGAGTTGGGTCTCGGTTGTCAAAGACAGGACCACTTTAGAAGAAGAGCATATATTATTCGAAGGGAGTTAG
- the LOC112700788 gene encoding uncharacterized protein isoform X1, protein MFGASFHALTISSSSFSLSCRNNSSRSSMAASTVRIAVVGDVHDCWNLEEDSKALEFLQPDLVLFTGDFGDENVEVVQSVANLEFPKAVILGNHDSWFTKQFSGSEKDNVQLQLECLGEEHVAYQRLDFPMIKVSVVGGRPFSCGGKALFPKKLLAARYGIKDMDGSARRIHKAAHGTPEDHFLILLAHNGPTGLGSAVNDICGKDWEFKGNGDHGDPDLAQAISMIKENNQVSIPLVVFGHMHKELAYGKGFRKMVVAGTDNTIYLNGAIVPRVKTSLDEVKGNSDDQSSLNSPPEAGGTTRVFTLVVISEGRVVKIIESWVSVVKDRTTLEEEHILFEGS, encoded by the exons ATGTTTGGCGCGTCTTTTCACGCGCTAACCATTTCATCTTCCAGCTTCAGTTTGAGCTGCAGGAACAACTCTTCACGCTCTTCAATGGCCGCATCCACTGTTCGTATTGCCGTCGTCGGCGATGTG CATGATTGCTGGAACTTAGAAGAAGATTCTAAGGCTCTTGAGTTTTTGCAG CCAGATTTGGTGCTGTTTACAG GTGATTTTGGTGATGAAAATGTTGAAGTTGTTCAGAGTGTAGCCAATCTTGAATTTCCTAAAGCAGTTATACTGGGAAACCATGATTCCTGGTTTACTAAGCAATTTTCTGGAAG TGAGAAGGATAATGTGCAGCTTCAGCTAGAATG CCTTGGCGAGGAGCATGTGGCCTATCAACGTTTAGACTTTCCCATGATAAAAGTGAGTGTTGTTGGTGGACGGCCATTTTCTTGTGGGGGTAAAGCTTTGTTCCCCAAAAAGCTCCTGGCTGCAAG ATATGGAATTAAAGACATGGATGGAAGTGCTAGGAGAATCCATAAAGCTGCTCATGGCACACCAGAGGATCATTTTCTTATATTACTAGCACATAATGGACCTACAG gcCTTGGTTCTGCTGTGAATGATATATGCGGCAAAGATTGGGAATTTAAGGGTAATGGTGATCATGGTGACCCAG ATCTAGCACAAGCAATATCCATGATAAAGGAGAACAATCAAGTCTCTATTCCATTGGTTGTGTTTGGCCACATGCACAAAGAGCTGGCATATGGCAAAGGCTTTAGGAAAATGGTTGTAGCCGGCACTGACAACACCATATATTTGAATGGGGCCATAGTTCCTAGAGTCAAAACGTCGCTAGACGAAGTCAAGGGGAACTCGGATGATCAAAGTTCCCTTAACTCACCACCAGAGGCTGGTGGTACAACAAGAGTCTTTACTTTGGTTGTGATTTCAGAAGGAAGAGTTGTGAAGATAATAGAGAGTTGGGTCTCGGTTGTCAAAGACAGGACCACTTTAGAAGAAGAGCATATATTATTCGAAGGGAGTTAG
- the LOC112700888 gene encoding class V chitinase: MALFSIFTILLLLFLSNAEAAVKGGYWYYDSGLDPSDIDSSYFTHLFCAFAQLDSTTNHLTLPSTAFSTFTQTVLQNNPSLKTLLSIGGGGNGSAPFSTMANNSTSRKAFIDSSIQVARSNKFHGLDLDWEYPSSDTDKTNLGLLLNEWRAAIAQEASSSGNTPLLLSAAVAGSNQITNLQYYPAEEIASNMDWVNVMVYDLFVPDGAGSTQPPAPLYNPTGLFSGDQGINGSWINQLGVPPNKLAIGLPFYGYAWTLVDANAHGLFAGANGAGSIPSGGSIPVYRDIRSFINNGAQTVYNSTYVTNYCYSGTTWVGYDDTQSVSAKVSYAKERGLIGYFAWQIGGDDNNWTLSKTASDAWGS; encoded by the exons ATGGCATTGTTTTCCATTTTCACAATCCTTTTGTTACTATTCTTATCAAATGCAGAAGCTGCAGTAAAAGGAGGATATTGGTATTATGACAGTGGCCTTGATCCTTCAGACATTGATTCCTCTTACTTCACACATCTCTTCTGCGCTTTTGCACAATTAGATTCCACCACCAACCACCTCACTTTACCTTCAACCGCATTCTCAACCTTCACACAAACCGTTTTGCAGAACAACCCTTCACTCAAGACCCTTCTCTCCATAGGAGGAGGTGGTAATGGCTCTGCTCCTTTTTCTACAATGGCTAACAATAGCACTTCCCGAAAAGCCTTCATAGATTCTTCAATTCAAGTAGCAAGATCAAACAAATTCCATGGCCTTGATCTTGATTGGGAGTATCCCAGTTCAGACACAGACAAGACCAACCTCGGCCTCCTCCTCAACGAGTGGCGCGCCGCCATTGCTCAAGAAGCTAGCTCCTCTGGCAATACACCATTGCTCTTATCTGCTGCGGTTGCCGGTTCTAACCAGATTACAAATTTACAATACTACCCTGCTGAAGAAATTGCAAGCAACATGGACTGGGTCAACGTGATGGTGTATGATCTTTTTGTTCCAGATGGGGCTGGTTCTACACAGCCACCAGCACCATTGTACAATCCAACAGGACTATTCAGTGGAGATCAAGGAATCAATGGTTCATGGATCAATCAGCTTGGTGTTCCACCCAACAAACTAGCAATTGGGTTACCCTTTTATGGTTATGCATGGACTTTGGTGGATGCTAATGCTCATGGATTGTTTGCTGGTGCTAATGGTGCCGGTTCAATTCCTTCTGGAGGTTCAATTCCTGTGTATAGGGATATCAGGAGTTTCATAAATAATGGGGCACAAACTGTGTATAACTCAACTTATGTGACAAATTATTGTTATTCTGGAACTACTTGGGTTGGTTATGATGATACTCAGAGTGTATCTGCTAAGGTTAGTTATGCCAAGGAAAGAGGATTGATTGGATATTTTGCATGGCAAATTGGTGGAGACGATAATAACTGGACACTTTCCAAAACTG CTTCAGATGCTTGGGGATCTTAA
- the LOC112700856 gene encoding class V chitinase — MKYQNLYTPYTKKKTMANSNTLSLSTFTIIVLVLQLNFFSSNAEAAGVKGGYWYYDSGLDASAIDSSYFTHLFCAFADLDSNTNKITLPSSTFSTFTQTVQKKNPAVKTLLSIGGGGGPTLASKFSTMAKQNSSRKTFIDSSIQVARANNFHGLDLDWEYPNSNTDKTNLGFLLNEWRAAIKQEARISGKTQLLLSGAVSGSNQISPLQYYPAQAITNNMDWINVMVYDLFIPDGYRNSTQPPAPLYNPTGIFSGSEGINVSWINQLKVPPNKLAIGLPFYGYAWTLVNANVHGLFAGANGAGSIPSGGSTPVYRDIRSFINNGAQTVYNSTYVTNYCYSGTTWVGYDDTQSVSSKVSYAKSIGLIGYFAWQVGGDDNNWTLSKTASSIWGP, encoded by the exons ATGAAATATCAGAACCTATACACCCCATACACAAAAAAGAAAACTATGGCCAACTCCAATACTCTCTCACTTTCCACCTTCACAATCATTGTGTTGGTGCTGCAACTCAATTTCTTCTCATCAAATGCAGAAGCTGCAGGAGTGAAAGGAGGGTACTGGTATTATGACAGTGGTCTTGATGCTTCAGCCATTGATTCCTCTTACTTCACACATCTCTTCTGTGCTTTTGCAGATTTAGATTCAAACACCAACAAGATCACATTACCTTCATCCACCTTCTCAACCTTCACACAAACCGTTCAGAAAAAGAACCCTGCAGTGAAAACCCTTCTCTCCATAGGAGGAGGTGGAGGTCCTACTTTAGCATCAAAGTTTTCTACAATGGCTAAACAGAACAGTTCCCGCAAGACCTTCATAGACTCTTCGATTCAAGTAGCAAGAGCAAATAACTTCCATGGCCTTGATCTTGATTGGGAGTACCCTAACTCAAACACAGACAAGACCAACCTTGGTTTTCTCCTCAATGAGTGGAGAGCAGCCATTAAACAAGAAGCTAGAATCTCAGGAAAAACACAACTTTTGTTGTCTGGTGCAGTTTCTGGCTCCAACCAGATATCACCATTGCAATATTACCCTGCTCAAGCTATCACCAACAACATGGATTGGATCAACGTTATGGTCTATGATCTTTTCATTCCAGATGGGTATAGAaactcaacacagccaccagcaCCGTTGTACAATCCAACTGGAATATTCAGTGGATCTGAAGGAATCAATGTTTCATGGATTAACCAGCTTAAAGTTCCACCCAACAAACTAGCAATTGGGTTACCCTTTTATGGTTATGCATGGACTTTGGTGAATGCTAATGTTCATGGATTGTTTGCTGGTGCTAATGGTGCTGGTTCAATTCCTTCTGGAGGTTCAACTCCTGTGTATAGGGATATCAGGAGTTTCATAAATAATGGGGCACAAACTGTGTATAATTCAACTTATGTGACAAATTATTGTTATTCTGGAACTACTTGGGTTGGTTATGATGATACTCAGAGTGTCTCTTCTAAGGTTAGTTATGCTAAGAGCATTGGATTGATTGGATATTTTGCATGGCAAGTTGGTGGGGACGATAATAATTGGACACTTTCCAAAACTG CTTCTAGTATATGGGGACCTTAA